In Desulfomonile tiedjei DSM 6799, a genomic segment contains:
- a CDS encoding FAD binding domain-containing protein — MRWQNYHVMSNLPELLESLGQLDGRGRVVAGGTDLIVRLKETDMPSQPLTLLDVTRIDAMRGIKQIGDDIHIGAATTISEISNSPLIGLKARALAQGAGWLGSPQIRTVATIGGNVVNALPAADTSVPLVALGARARIVSARGERIALVEDLFRRVGESAIDPTREVVTEFIVKADLAPCGASAMTRMAKRKAFTLPILSAAVWIDLDKAGERFQAVRIVAAPVAPVPWRAKRAEEVISGREISSRSIEEAAALAGEDAKPGSSLRGGSAYRKDMVVVLVRRALRDALKQVDRVPHE; from the coding sequence GCTCGAGAGCCTTGGCCAACTTGATGGCCGAGGCAGAGTGGTCGCAGGCGGAACCGATCTGATCGTGCGGCTGAAAGAAACGGATATGCCTTCGCAGCCGCTGACCTTGCTGGATGTCACCAGAATCGATGCCATGCGAGGAATCAAGCAGATTGGTGACGACATCCATATCGGGGCCGCAACAACCATTTCAGAGATCTCAAACTCACCGCTTATCGGGTTAAAAGCTCGGGCTCTGGCGCAAGGAGCCGGCTGGTTAGGATCGCCTCAAATAAGAACCGTTGCCACCATCGGCGGCAATGTCGTTAACGCTCTCCCTGCAGCGGATACGTCGGTTCCTCTGGTGGCTCTCGGCGCTCGCGCTCGTATCGTGTCCGCGCGTGGCGAGAGGATAGCACTCGTTGAAGATCTTTTCCGTCGGGTCGGCGAGAGCGCGATAGATCCGACTCGTGAGGTGGTCACAGAATTTATCGTAAAGGCCGATCTTGCTCCCTGTGGGGCCAGTGCCATGACCCGTATGGCCAAACGCAAAGCATTCACCCTTCCGATTCTCTCAGCAGCGGTTTGGATAGATCTGGACAAAGCAGGCGAGCGCTTCCAGGCTGTTCGCATCGTTGCGGCTCCGGTCGCTCCTGTTCCGTGGCGAGCCAAACGTGCGGAAGAGGTTATCTCGGGACGAGAAATCTCGAGCAGGAGTATTGAAGAAGCAGCCGCTCTGGCTGGCGAGGATGCGAAGCCTGGTAGTTCGTTACGCGGTGGCTCGGCGTACCGCAAGGATATGGTCGTTGTCCTGGTGCGGAGGGCTCTACGGGATGCTTTGAAGCAAGTGGATAGAGTGCCCCATGAATGA
- the cbiM gene encoding cobalt transporter CbiM, translated as MHISEGVLTAPVLGAGAILTVAGLAIGLKKMDYEKLPEVAVLSSVFFVASLIHVPIGPSAAHLILNGICGLLLGWLAFPAIFVGLTLQAILFEFGGLTTLGINTFNMAFPAVILGYACRRFIKSPQTAVRAVAEFLTGAGAVLLSGFMVAVSLVLALGESIDTAAKLIVVAHIPVMILEGIITIFIIEFIRKVRPEML; from the coding sequence ATGCACATTTCTGAAGGTGTTCTTACCGCTCCGGTGCTTGGGGCCGGGGCGATCCTCACCGTCGCGGGGCTCGCGATAGGGCTCAAGAAAATGGACTACGAGAAGTTGCCTGAAGTGGCAGTTTTATCTTCCGTTTTTTTTGTAGCCTCGCTCATACATGTTCCAATCGGGCCTTCCGCTGCTCATCTGATACTCAATGGGATTTGTGGACTGTTGCTGGGCTGGCTCGCGTTTCCTGCCATATTTGTCGGCCTGACGCTTCAGGCGATTCTCTTTGAATTCGGTGGACTGACGACGCTGGGGATAAACACGTTCAATATGGCATTTCCCGCTGTAATTCTGGGTTATGCATGTCGTCGTTTCATCAAGAGCCCGCAGACGGCAGTGCGTGCAGTGGCCGAATTCCTGACGGGAGCGGGAGCGGTTTTGCTATCCGGGTTCATGGTTGCAGTCTCTCTTGTGCTGGCTCTCGGTGAATCTATCGATACCGCCGCGAAGCTGATAGTGGTGGCACATATTCCGGTCATGATTTTGGAAGGGATAATAACCATCTTCATTATCGAGTTCATCCGAAAAGTCAGGCCGGAGATGCTTTGA
- a CDS encoding thiamine pyrophosphate-dependent enzyme — translation MAERTLLNHERPPIFCPGCSHDKVLRVLDKTLVKMGLQGNEICIVTDIGCSGFFDVFLNTHAFHGVHGRALTYAAGIKLCRPDLTVIVTMGDGGLGIGGAHILSACRRNLDLTLLVLNNFNFGMTGGQCSVTTPNEAVVASGFLNRLDKPLEITSVAASAGAPFVCDCSAYQPDLGDILERAIRFKGFSVVDILELCPGRYTRRNKLTVKHLEESLKAKGASCSEVPQNQRPEYGQQYRFEAAQQRSVKRPKTVDVRFKRHQAGREEVVILGAAGQRVVTAGELLTIAGVTAGMYCSQKNEYDVTVLRGPSISEVILSAHPIEYNGSTSPKAVIALANEGVNRRVKLLKNLPEDAFVLAAAGIDLPETAAAVHRVDFRSMGIKREDWALASLGVLASRGEVLSREELDAATEFRFQGETLRLVRELLTGIRSL, via the coding sequence ATGGCTGAACGGACACTTCTCAATCATGAGCGGCCACCCATATTCTGCCCTGGTTGCTCCCACGATAAGGTGCTCAGAGTTCTGGACAAGACCCTTGTGAAAATGGGCCTTCAGGGTAACGAGATTTGCATTGTGACCGATATAGGCTGCTCGGGTTTTTTCGACGTTTTCTTGAACACCCATGCTTTCCATGGCGTTCATGGTCGAGCCCTGACATACGCTGCGGGTATTAAGCTATGCCGGCCCGATCTCACTGTGATAGTGACTATGGGAGACGGTGGGCTCGGTATCGGTGGCGCACATATTCTATCAGCTTGTCGGCGAAACCTCGATCTCACGCTTCTCGTTCTGAATAACTTCAACTTTGGCATGACAGGCGGTCAGTGCTCGGTAACCACTCCGAACGAAGCTGTGGTGGCTTCGGGATTCTTGAACAGACTGGACAAGCCACTTGAAATAACATCAGTGGCTGCAAGTGCAGGTGCTCCGTTCGTATGCGATTGTTCTGCATACCAACCGGACCTCGGAGATATACTGGAGCGTGCCATCCGTTTCAAAGGTTTTTCCGTTGTAGATATACTCGAGCTTTGTCCCGGCAGGTACACGCGGCGCAACAAACTGACGGTCAAACATCTTGAAGAATCGTTGAAAGCTAAGGGTGCGTCCTGCAGCGAGGTTCCTCAAAATCAACGACCGGAATACGGACAGCAGTATCGATTTGAGGCAGCCCAACAGCGATCCGTGAAACGGCCTAAGACGGTGGATGTGCGCTTCAAGCGCCACCAGGCAGGGCGCGAGGAAGTCGTCATCCTTGGAGCAGCCGGGCAACGGGTTGTCACTGCCGGCGAATTGCTCACCATAGCCGGTGTCACTGCAGGAATGTACTGCAGTCAGAAGAACGAATACGACGTCACTGTGTTGCGTGGTCCTTCTATCAGTGAGGTCATTCTTTCAGCTCACCCTATAGAGTATAACGGCTCTACAAGTCCAAAGGCGGTTATCGCCCTGGCCAACGAAGGAGTGAATCGACGTGTCAAACTCTTGAAGAATCTGCCGGAAGATGCCTTTGTGCTCGCCGCGGCCGGAATAGACCTTCCGGAAACCGCTGCCGCAGTGCACCGGGTGGATTTCCGGTCCATGGGGATCAAACGGGAGGACTGGGCACTGGCCTCACTGGGTGTCCTGGCGAGTCGCGGGGAAGTCCTGTCCCGGGAGGAGCTTGATGCAGCGACCGAGTTCCGTTTCCAGGGCGAAACATTGCGACTTGTAAGAGAGTTACTGACTGGAATCCGTAGCCTTTGA
- a CDS encoding DUF4198 domain-containing protein, producing the protein MKRFLGLCALCMLLISAMVTATSAHFAMIIPSKDVVGKDDKKEIGFLIQFTHPFEGGPLMQMDKPEKFGVVIGEQKVDLLGVLKEKKIEGKSTWDANFKITKPADYIFFLQPKPYWEPAEDKFIVHVTKVIVDALGAEEGWDKPIAEKVGIPVEIVPLTRPYSLYAGNLFKGQVLKNGKPVPDVDIEVEFWGKGKTKAPTDAHVTQVVKADSNGVFSFAMPKAGWWGFAALMEGDKPMKHEGQDKKVEVGAVLWVHAYPME; encoded by the coding sequence ATGAAGAGGTTTCTCGGACTCTGTGCTCTTTGTATGTTGCTTATTTCGGCCATGGTGACCGCAACTTCAGCTCATTTCGCAATGATAATTCCTTCCAAGGATGTGGTTGGAAAGGATGACAAGAAGGAGATTGGATTTCTAATACAGTTCACTCACCCGTTTGAGGGTGGTCCTCTGATGCAGATGGATAAACCGGAGAAATTCGGCGTTGTTATTGGCGAACAGAAGGTCGATCTACTGGGGGTGCTGAAAGAAAAGAAAATAGAAGGAAAGTCTACCTGGGATGCTAATTTCAAAATCACGAAACCCGCGGATTACATCTTTTTTCTGCAACCTAAGCCATATTGGGAGCCGGCTGAAGATAAGTTCATCGTCCATGTGACAAAAGTCATCGTGGACGCGTTGGGAGCGGAGGAAGGCTGGGATAAACCGATTGCTGAAAAAGTGGGCATTCCCGTGGAGATCGTTCCTCTGACCCGTCCGTACAGCCTCTATGCAGGCAACCTTTTCAAGGGCCAAGTGCTTAAGAACGGCAAACCTGTTCCTGATGTGGACATTGAGGTGGAATTTTGGGGAAAAGGTAAGACCAAGGCCCCGACCGACGCGCATGTCACTCAGGTGGTAAAAGCCGACTCCAACGGCGTCTTTTCCTTTGCCATGCCCAAGGCGGGCTGGTGGGGATTTGCCGCGCTCATGGAAGGCGACAAACCGATGAAGCACGAAGGACAGGACAAAAAGGTGGAAGTTGGCGCGGTGCTCTGGGTTCACGCGTATCCCATGGAGTAG
- a CDS encoding molybdopterin cofactor-binding domain-containing protein, whose product MNETTITFSVNNVMRTVRVAEDALLLEILRDDLKLTGTKEGCGNGECGACTVLIDGEPVASCIYPAKAIHGRSVETIEGLGAQNRLHPLQSWFLKLGAIQCGFCTPGLLMTCKSFLDRNPNPTPEEVKEAITGNLCRCTGYTKVVKAVMAAAAELRGETPEAPEDAPGCPPVGRSLIKVDGLPKVLGAAKFAADIGRADMLHAAMAVSPYPHARILSIDPGAALAMAGVHRVITGHDIQGETLYGVNIKDQPFLTREVVRFAGEPVAIVVAETRRLARLAVNAVHVTYEELPAVFDPREAMSPDAVKVHDNGNVLLYRKMRKGDIDKGFAEAHVIVERSFTTQSVDHAYIEPEAALAYWDGEMLVVECCSQGPHYLRHEIARMLKFPISRIRVIQATTGAGFGGKIDLLLQHFVALGTYLTGRPVKMVWSREESLRTSTKRHAFYLQYTFGATREGRLTAAKAEIIGNTGAYASFGPAVLTRSATMALGPYDCPNVWVDSYAVYTNTPIAGAMRGFGAPQMSPCHEPLMDEIGRRCGLSAVEIRRINMVRPGSSTVTQQVLEAGVGALETLERVTGHLPSREMEG is encoded by the coding sequence ATGAATGAAACTACAATAACTTTCAGCGTCAACAATGTGATGCGCACGGTCAGAGTGGCCGAAGACGCCCTGTTACTGGAAATCCTGCGGGACGACCTGAAATTGACCGGAACCAAGGAAGGCTGTGGAAACGGCGAATGCGGAGCCTGCACGGTGCTGATCGATGGAGAACCTGTGGCATCTTGCATCTACCCGGCCAAGGCAATCCATGGGCGAAGTGTGGAAACCATCGAGGGCCTGGGAGCGCAGAATCGACTGCATCCACTCCAGAGTTGGTTTCTGAAGCTCGGGGCAATCCAGTGCGGGTTTTGTACTCCAGGCCTGTTGATGACGTGCAAGTCGTTCCTTGACCGAAATCCCAACCCCACTCCGGAAGAGGTGAAAGAAGCAATCACCGGCAATCTTTGTCGATGTACCGGTTACACCAAAGTTGTCAAGGCCGTGATGGCTGCCGCGGCAGAGCTGAGAGGAGAAACCCCGGAAGCTCCTGAAGATGCTCCCGGATGCCCTCCTGTCGGTCGCTCTTTGATCAAAGTAGATGGATTGCCCAAGGTGCTAGGCGCGGCGAAGTTTGCAGCAGATATCGGCAGAGCCGATATGCTCCACGCCGCTATGGCGGTCAGTCCGTACCCTCATGCCAGGATACTCTCCATTGATCCGGGGGCCGCTCTGGCTATGGCCGGAGTACATAGGGTCATTACCGGTCATGATATCCAGGGAGAGACCTTGTACGGCGTGAACATAAAGGATCAGCCATTCCTGACCCGTGAGGTCGTGCGGTTCGCCGGTGAGCCTGTTGCTATTGTTGTGGCTGAGACCAGAAGGTTGGCGCGGCTTGCCGTGAACGCGGTGCATGTCACTTACGAAGAGCTTCCGGCTGTCTTCGACCCCAGGGAGGCTATGAGCCCCGATGCCGTGAAGGTGCATGACAACGGAAACGTGCTGCTCTACCGCAAAATGAGAAAGGGCGACATCGATAAAGGATTTGCCGAGGCCCATGTGATTGTGGAGCGCAGTTTCACGACTCAGTCTGTGGATCATGCTTATATCGAACCGGAGGCGGCTCTTGCTTATTGGGATGGTGAGATGCTCGTGGTGGAATGCTGCAGTCAGGGGCCGCACTACCTGCGCCATGAAATCGCTCGTATGTTGAAGTTCCCCATCAGCCGGATCAGGGTGATACAGGCTACAACGGGCGCCGGATTCGGCGGTAAGATAGATTTGCTCCTGCAGCACTTCGTCGCGTTGGGTACCTATCTGACCGGCCGACCTGTCAAGATGGTGTGGAGCCGGGAAGAGTCGCTGCGTACCAGCACCAAGCGCCATGCGTTTTACCTTCAGTACACTTTTGGAGCCACAAGAGAGGGAAGGCTCACTGCAGCAAAGGCCGAAATCATCGGGAATACCGGCGCTTATGCATCATTCGGACCGGCGGTGCTTACTCGCTCGGCCACTATGGCCCTTGGTCCGTACGATTGCCCGAACGTGTGGGTCGATTCATATGCCGTGTACACCAACACTCCTATTGCCGGCGCGATGCGTGGCTTTGGGGCACCTCAGATGTCTCCTTGCCATGAGCCACTCATGGATGAGATTGGCCGAAGATGCGGGCTTTCCGCTGTTGAAATACGCAGGATCAACATGGTGCGTCCGGGGTCGTCCACTGTCACCCAACAAGTTTTGGAGGCCGGCGTAGGAGCCCTGGAAACTCTGGAGCGAGTGACCGGCCACCTCCCTTCACGGGAAATGGAGGGATAA
- the cbiQ gene encoding cobalt ECF transporter T component CbiQ: MELEEFALGDSWVHNLDPRAKILVTFIFSVVVALNQHLPGTALSLVLPLILLACARVSFGKVLSRLAIVNGFIVFIWFFLPFTTPGHTIYTLGPLTVQSEGILAALLITLKSNSIILMVIALLGTSSIFTLVHALSHLWVPDKLVHLFFFCFRYIHVIHEEYHRLVNAMKMRGFKPKTDMHTYRAYAYLVGMLLVRSFDRSKRILQSMRCRGFRGKFYILHHYEMKRSDYALAGTSVVFSVLLLAAR; the protein is encoded by the coding sequence ATGGAACTGGAAGAATTCGCGCTCGGAGACTCCTGGGTTCACAACCTGGACCCCCGTGCAAAGATACTAGTGACTTTTATCTTCTCCGTTGTAGTGGCGCTGAATCAGCATTTGCCTGGGACTGCGTTGAGTCTGGTATTGCCGTTGATTCTGCTTGCATGTGCCCGGGTCAGTTTTGGAAAAGTGTTGTCTCGCCTGGCAATTGTGAATGGTTTCATTGTGTTCATCTGGTTTTTCCTTCCCTTCACCACACCGGGTCACACGATCTACACCCTGGGGCCTCTCACTGTCCAAAGCGAAGGCATACTCGCTGCATTGCTCATCACGTTAAAGTCTAATTCCATTATTCTCATGGTCATCGCTCTCCTCGGTACATCCTCGATATTTACGCTGGTGCACGCTCTAAGCCACTTGTGGGTACCCGATAAGCTTGTGCATCTGTTCTTCTTCTGTTTTCGTTACATACATGTCATCCACGAGGAATATCATCGTCTGGTAAATGCCATGAAGATGAGGGGCTTCAAACCCAAGACAGATATGCACACGTATCGAGCTTATGCCTACCTGGTAGGAATGCTTCTGGTGAGGAGCTTCGATCGCTCCAAGAGAATCCTTCAATCCATGAGATGCAGAGGTTTTAGGGGAAAATTCTACATCCTGCACCATTATGAGATGAAGCGCTCCGACTATGCTCTTGCCGGCACCAGTGTGGTTTTTTCCGTTTTACTTTTAGCAGCGAGATAA
- a CDS encoding transketolase C-terminal domain-containing protein, with the protein MGLTLMDGNEAVAWGALDAGCRFFAGYPITPATTIFETMIRILPPSGGIVLQGEDEIASLGYCLGASMAGFKSLTATSGPGISLYSEHISFAIGSEIPVVIADVQRLGPSTGYATMGADGDIQFLRWGNSGGLPVIVLSPVDVRDCYILTIHAFNLAETLRCPVFIASSKEIGMTRESVDFEAFEPPALVERVYNPKGSEYAPFRAAPGTHVPYFAPIGDDVISRQTSSMHGENGYITADAVQIAAQVERLKQKLEAEIDTFTFHEAHMRAGADTLVITYGITTRAARQACRELDELGTPVSHLVLKTLWPVPEKLIQETAVAFRRVVVIEANLGQYVHEVQRVLRDKRVEFYGKMDGHLISPDRIKEVIHG; encoded by the coding sequence ATGGGTCTTACGTTAATGGACGGCAACGAGGCTGTCGCGTGGGGAGCTCTCGACGCCGGATGTCGTTTTTTCGCCGGATATCCGATTACTCCGGCGACCACAATATTCGAGACTATGATCAGGATTTTGCCTCCTTCCGGCGGCATAGTGCTGCAAGGAGAAGACGAAATCGCTTCCCTGGGATACTGCCTGGGAGCGTCCATGGCTGGGTTCAAGTCGCTGACAGCCACGTCAGGTCCAGGAATCAGTCTTTACAGCGAGCACATCTCCTTCGCAATAGGATCTGAAATACCCGTAGTAATCGCTGATGTTCAACGACTGGGGCCCAGCACCGGCTATGCTACTATGGGTGCAGACGGCGATATCCAGTTCCTGCGCTGGGGAAATTCCGGTGGATTGCCTGTGATCGTCCTTTCCCCGGTGGACGTGCGGGACTGCTACATTCTCACCATACATGCATTCAATTTGGCTGAGACATTGAGATGTCCGGTATTTATTGCCTCAAGTAAGGAAATTGGCATGACCCGCGAGTCCGTAGACTTTGAGGCTTTTGAACCACCTGCATTAGTGGAAAGGGTCTACAACCCCAAAGGGTCTGAGTACGCTCCTTTCAGGGCGGCACCAGGCACTCACGTTCCGTATTTCGCACCGATCGGAGATGACGTAATTTCCCGCCAAACTTCTTCCATGCATGGCGAGAATGGCTACATTACTGCGGATGCGGTTCAGATTGCGGCCCAGGTGGAGCGGTTAAAGCAAAAGTTGGAAGCCGAAATCGACACATTCACGTTCCACGAGGCCCACATGCGGGCAGGAGCCGACACTCTGGTTATAACGTATGGGATTACGACTCGTGCGGCTCGCCAGGCTTGTCGGGAACTCGATGAATTGGGCACGCCTGTCTCGCACCTGGTGCTCAAGACCCTGTGGCCTGTTCCTGAAAAATTGATTCAGGAGACTGCCGTAGCATTCAGGCGAGTCGTGGTGATTGAAGCCAACCTGGGACAATACGTGCATGAAGTGCAAAGAGTGCTGAGAGACAAACGAGTAGAATTCTACGGGAAGATGGATGGCCACTTGATTTCCCCAGATCGCATCAAGGAGGTAATCCATGGCTGA
- a CDS encoding xanthine dehydrogenase family protein molybdopterin-binding subunit — translation MKKRGVGLACIYFGMGNTAKPNPSSAYVELLEDGSCLVRCGAADLGQGSDTVLVQIAAMALGLKPEVVFIESADTLTTPEAGMSSASRQTYVSGNAVRIAAEKVKELILKQAEDDLEARGEDLVIFDGLVYVQGAPDSGTTVEHICRNLRARGILTSAWGSFNPPTPEMLDQETGAGIPYGAYSYAAQAVEVEVDTETGEFDIIRVIAAHDVGKAVNPMGVEGQIEGGVVMGLGYGTMEELVYKDGQLTTTGFGTYLLPTALDAPPVVPIIVEEPEPTGPFGAKGTGEPPACPTAAALLNAIYDAVGVNITSLPVTAEKVYEGLRTLEKDRNEIGRNGSN, via the coding sequence ATGAAGAAGCGCGGAGTAGGTCTTGCTTGCATTTACTTTGGTATGGGCAATACAGCGAAACCCAATCCATCCAGCGCGTACGTGGAGTTGCTGGAGGACGGTTCTTGTCTTGTGCGTTGCGGAGCAGCCGACCTGGGGCAGGGTTCGGACACGGTACTGGTCCAGATCGCCGCGATGGCGCTGGGCTTGAAGCCTGAAGTAGTGTTCATCGAATCCGCAGACACGCTCACAACCCCTGAGGCCGGTATGAGCTCCGCCAGTCGGCAGACGTATGTGTCGGGAAATGCGGTGCGCATTGCAGCAGAAAAAGTGAAGGAGCTAATTCTGAAGCAAGCAGAGGATGACTTAGAGGCCAGGGGAGAGGATCTCGTCATATTTGACGGCCTGGTGTACGTTCAGGGGGCTCCCGATTCCGGCACCACGGTCGAACACATTTGCCGTAATCTGCGTGCCCGAGGCATTCTAACCTCTGCATGGGGCTCCTTCAACCCGCCAACTCCGGAGATGCTGGATCAGGAAACTGGAGCCGGCATCCCTTACGGAGCTTATTCGTACGCTGCTCAAGCGGTGGAAGTTGAAGTAGACACCGAGACTGGCGAGTTTGACATCATCCGTGTCATAGCAGCGCATGATGTGGGAAAGGCCGTCAATCCCATGGGAGTAGAAGGGCAGATTGAGGGAGGAGTGGTAATGGGCCTCGGATACGGGACCATGGAGGAATTGGTGTACAAGGATGGTCAGTTAACTACGACCGGCTTTGGCACGTACCTTCTTCCGACTGCGCTCGATGCTCCTCCCGTCGTGCCAATCATCGTCGAAGAGCCGGAACCCACGGGGCCGTTCGGCGCAAAGGGCACCGGAGAACCGCCTGCCTGCCCGACTGCAGCAGCTCTTCTCAATGCCATATATGATGCCGTGGGCGTGAACATTACCTCGCTACCCGTGACAGCCGAGAAGGTCTATGAAGGTCTTCGCACTCTTGAAAAGGATCGAAATGAGATTGGCCGAAATGGTAGCAATTAA
- a CDS encoding MFS transporter: MRADAPSPRTFNLKVLFILSFGHFATDVCQSALPAILPFLKAKLLLSYTMAGVIMLASNVTSSVIQPLFGYFSDKREKAFLLPAGCLCAGLGLSLLSLPNHYILVLALVVLSGLGIASYHPEGFKTAHFFTGDKMATGLAVFTVGGNLGLALGPVAPTFIATYFGFDYLPLMLIFSVAFLLLLTQSWGLLAQARTESVARGSSGTKPPKAALISVGLIVAAVVMRSWIHFGLMAYIPFYYIDFEKGDPLYAGTLVSVFLLGGAIGTLVGSPLADRWGYKRFLIFSMAMTSLLLPLILMTHGAMLFVALGIIGMVLISSFTVTIVMAQQLLPNNLGIASGLMAGFAIGTGGIGVTLLGVIADRFGVPAALQSIMVLPLIGLIISIFIKFPGNRRTLIGP; encoded by the coding sequence ATGCGCGCCGACGCTCCCTCTCCAAGAACTTTTAACCTCAAAGTGCTATTCATTTTGTCTTTCGGGCATTTCGCCACTGATGTTTGCCAGAGTGCGTTACCGGCCATCTTGCCCTTTCTCAAAGCAAAACTTCTCCTGTCGTACACCATGGCCGGTGTGATCATGCTGGCTTCGAATGTTACATCTTCAGTAATTCAGCCTCTTTTCGGATATTTTTCCGATAAAAGAGAAAAGGCATTTTTGCTTCCTGCTGGCTGCCTGTGTGCAGGACTGGGATTGTCCTTGCTGTCTCTTCCGAATCACTACATCTTGGTTCTCGCACTGGTGGTGCTCAGTGGACTCGGAATCGCTTCGTACCATCCCGAAGGGTTCAAGACAGCCCATTTCTTTACTGGCGACAAAATGGCGACCGGATTGGCGGTATTTACCGTGGGTGGAAATTTGGGCCTGGCACTAGGTCCGGTAGCTCCAACCTTCATTGCCACCTATTTCGGGTTTGATTATCTCCCGTTAATGCTCATATTTTCCGTGGCATTCCTTTTGTTGCTGACTCAAAGCTGGGGCTTGCTGGCTCAGGCCCGTACCGAATCAGTTGCAAGAGGAAGCTCAGGGACCAAACCGCCAAAGGCTGCATTGATTTCAGTTGGTCTGATCGTCGCGGCAGTGGTCATGAGATCGTGGATCCACTTCGGTCTGATGGCGTACATTCCATTCTACTACATCGATTTCGAAAAGGGAGATCCTCTTTACGCGGGCACACTGGTATCGGTTTTCCTCCTCGGAGGGGCAATCGGCACACTGGTGGGGTCGCCCCTTGCCGATCGTTGGGGGTACAAACGGTTCCTCATTTTTTCCATGGCCATGACCAGCCTTCTGCTTCCGCTGATTCTCATGACGCACGGTGCCATGCTATTCGTGGCTCTGGGCATAATCGGTATGGTGCTCATTTCCAGTTTCACGGTAACCATCGTCATGGCTCAACAGTTGCTACCAAACAATTTGGGCATCGCTTCCGGACTCATGGCCGGGTTTGCAATCGGAACAGGGGGGATTGGTGTAACGCTCCTGGGAGTAATTGCCGATCGGTTCGGTGTGCCGGCTGCACTGCAATCCATTATGGTGCTACCACTGATTGGACTCATCATAAGTATCTTTATAAAGTTTCCCGGAAATCGTCGAACATTGATAGGGCCATAG
- the prxU gene encoding thioredoxin-dependent peroxiredoxin (Most members of this family contain a selenocysteine.): MAQESAGGQIQTPMTPTQPIAKVGKPAPDFEANAFVNGQFKNIKLSDLKGKWVALCFYPGDFTFVUPTELTAVAAKYDELKSLGVEVLALSTDSRFSHKIWQETELSKMIPGGVPFPMLSDAGGLIGKIYGIYDQESGVNIRGRFIIDPDGTIQAMEILTPSVGRNVSELIRQVKAFQHVRQSGEATPSGWQPGKPTLKPGPELVGNVWKVWKPDKAF; this comes from the coding sequence ATGGCGCAGGAGTCGGCTGGTGGTCAGATTCAGACTCCTATGACACCAACGCAGCCTATTGCGAAGGTCGGCAAACCTGCGCCCGACTTCGAGGCCAATGCGTTTGTCAACGGTCAGTTCAAGAACATCAAGCTGTCCGACCTTAAGGGTAAATGGGTGGCGCTCTGCTTCTATCCTGGGGATTTCACCTTCGTTTGACCGACGGAACTCACGGCAGTTGCCGCGAAATACGATGAACTCAAGTCACTGGGCGTCGAAGTGCTGGCTCTCAGCACTGATAGTCGTTTCTCGCACAAGATATGGCAGGAAACCGAGCTGTCCAAGATGATCCCCGGCGGCGTTCCATTTCCAATGCTGTCAGATGCGGGAGGACTGATCGGCAAGATTTACGGGATTTATGACCAGGAGTCCGGGGTCAACATTCGTGGAAGATTTATAATTGACCCGGATGGAACAATCCAGGCAATGGAAATCTTAACCCCGTCAGTGGGACGAAATGTTTCTGAACTGATCCGACAGGTAAAAGCATTTCAGCACGTGCGACAGTCAGGAGAGGCTACCCCATCCGGTTGGCAGCCGGGAAAGCCGACCTTAAAACCAGGCCCCGAACTGGTGGGAAACGTGTGGAAGGTCTGGAAGCCTGATAAGGCTTTCTAA